In a genomic window of Glycine max cultivar Williams 82 chromosome 13, Glycine_max_v4.0, whole genome shotgun sequence:
- the LOC106795489 gene encoding zinc finger BED domain-containing protein DAYSLEEPER-like isoform X1: MVTVEEDKVVATPDVKNAPVSTDFQPSNDLANSENQSDHNVENSESQPNKDLSSSKAEVLPASETQASSADANEGTLPNRELYNTEELPNSESENPKLLPDNQSSNDEDPHSNQHVESEAQFNNLSASSEAPADDNHVSSEATLDQKPASEAPLKYPSTSSEAPADDNLVSSEATLDQQPKSEAPPSNQLVNSETLPNNGVLRSEHQTSNEVVISETQQSNEAVLSETQESNEEAVLSETQQSNEVVLSETQQSNEVILSETQQSNEVVLPETQQSNRVVLPETQQTDEAVLSETQQSDELITYETQPNNDVVMSDAQLSSEIVMPETQPSSEIVMPETQPSNETVIHEAQNISDVVMSEALPENELVNSEADPNHQLSHPESLSQNHQFTNLHMIPEDQLPQPESLPNSDPVPSSEPMPDIHLTDIKPLPHNHLAHYDSLSNNHMDHSEAVSNHQLTHSETLSHEQLANSELLPQYGLQNSETLHGNQLVNSQPHYEIVNASNIPSYEIVNAETPLNSEEPTPETQPSKRRKKKSIVWEHFTIETVSPGCRRACCKQCKQSFAYSTGSKVAGTSHLKRHIAKGTCPALLRGQDQNQFSPYTPRSRGSDAAGNASSAPKRRYRSPNTPYIIFDQDRCRHEIARMIIMHDYPLHMVEHPGFVAFVQNLQPQFNMVTFNTIQGDCVATYLMEKQCVMKYFDGLPGRVCLTLDVWNSSQSVGYVFITGHFVDSDWKLQRRILNVVMEPYPNSDSALSHAVAVCISDWNLEGKLFSITCGQSLSEVALGNLRPLLFVKNPLILNGQLLIGNCIARTLSNVADDLLSSVHLTVKKIRDSVKYVKTSESHEEKFLDLKLQLQVPSERKLLIDDQTKWNTTYQMLVAASELQEVFSCLDTSDPDYKGAPSMQDWKLVETLCTYLKPLFDAANILTTTTHPTVITFFHEVWKLQLDLSRAIVNEDPFISNLTKPMQQKIDKYWKDCSVVLAIAVVMDPRFKMKLVEFSFTKIYGEDAHEYVKIVDDGIHELFHEYVTLPLPLTPAYAEEGNPGNHPKTGGSPGGTLMSDNGLTDFDVYIMETSNHQMKSELDQYLEESLLPRVPDFDVLGWWKLNKLKYPTLSKMARDILSVPVSSLPPESVFDTKVKEMDQYRSSLRPETVEALVCAKDWMQYGAAEASNALVKMEF; encoded by the coding sequence GCCCGACAACCAATCAAGCAATGATGAGGACCCACACAGCAATCAGCATGTTGAGTCTGAGGCACAATTCAACAATCTATCAGCGAGCTCTGAAGCTCCAGCTGATGATAATCATGTTAGTTCTGAAGCTACCCTTGACCAGAAGCCTGCGTCTGAGGCACCACTCAAATATCCATCAACGAGCTCTGAAGCTCCAGCTGATGATAATCTTGTTAGTTCTGAAGCTACACTTGACCAGCAGCCTAAGTCTGAGGCACCACCAAGCAACCAGTTGGTCAATTCTGAGACACTTCCGAATAATGGTGTGCTACGTTCTGAACATCAGACTAGTAATGAGGTGGTTATATCTGAAACACAGCAAAGCAATGAGGCGGTTTTATCTGAAACACAAGAAAGCAATGAGGAGGCGGTTTTATCTGAAACACAGCAAAGCAATGAGGTGGTTTTATCTGAAACACAACAGAGCAACGAGGTGATTTTATCTGAAACACAACAAAGCAATGAGGTGGTTTTACCAGAAACACAACAAAGCAACAGGGTGGTTTTACCTGAAACACAGCAAACAGATGAGGCGGTTTTATCTGAAACACAGCAAAGTGATGAGCTGATTACATATGAAACTCAGCCCAACAATGATGTAGTCATGTCAGATGCACAACTGAGCAGTGAGATAGTCATGCCTGAGACACAGCCCAGCAGTGAGATAGTCATGCCTGAGACACAGCCCAGCAATGAAACAGTCATACATGAAGCACAGAACATCAGTGATGTGGTCATGTCTGAAGCTCTGCCTGAAAATGAGTTGGTAAATTCTGAAGCAGATCCCAACCATCAGCTCTCTCATCCTGAATCTCTTTCTCAGAATCACCAGTTTACTAATTTACACATGATTCCTGAAGATCAGCTGCCCCAACCTGAATCGCTGCCCAATTCTGATCCAGTGCCGAGTTCTGAACCAATGCCAGACATTCATCTCACAGACATCAAACCGTTACCTCATAATCATCTGGCCCACTATGATTCACTGTCCAATAATCATATGGACCATTCTGAGGCAGTGTCCAACCATCAACTAACTCACTCCGAGACACTGTCCCATGAACAGCTAGCCAATTCTGAATTGTTGCCTCAGTACGGGCTGCAAAATAGTGAAACACTGCACGGCAATCAGTTAGTCAATTCTCAACCACACTATGAGATAGTCAATGCTAGCAACATACCCAGCTATGAGATTGTAAATGCTGAAACTCCATTGAACAGTGAGGAACCTACTCCTGAAACTCAGCCTAGCAAGAGGAGGAAAAAGAAGTCTATAGTCTGGGAACACTTCACCATAGAAACAGTCAGTCCTGGATGTAGAAGAGCATGCTGCAAGCAATGCAAGCAGAGTTTTGCCTACAGCACTGGTTCAAAGGTTGCTGGTACTAGCCACCTTAAACGCCACATCGCCAAGGGGACATGCCCAGCTCTTCTGCGTGGTCAAGATCAGAATCAGTTCAGCCCTTATACTCCACGTTCAAGGGGAAGTGATGCTGCTGGCAATGCTAGCAGTGCACCAAAGCGACGTTATAGATCCCCTAATACTCCTTACATCATTTTTGATCAAGATCGTTGCCGCCATGAGATTGCTAGAATGATCATTATGCATGATTACCCCCTTCACATGGTTGAGCATCCGGGTTTTGTTGCATTTGTCCAAAATCTGCAGCCCCAGTTCAATATGGTGACATTTAACACAATTCAAGGAGACTGTGTTGCAACTTACCTGATGGAAAAGCAATGTGTTATGAAGTATTTTGATGGATTACCTGGACGTGTGTGTCTCACACTGGACGTTTGGAACTCAAGCCAATCTGTGGGGTATGTGTTTATTACTGGACATTTTGTCGATAGTGATTGGAAGTTGCAGAGGAGAATTCTGAATGTTGTGATGGAACCATACCCTAATTCTGACTCTGCTCTCAGCCATGCTGTAGCTGTTTGCATTTCTGATTGGAATTTGGAGGGCAAGCTGTTTTCTATCACTTGTGGTCAGTCACTGAGTGAAGTTGCCCTTGGGAATCTCAGACCGTTACTCTTTGTGAAGAATCCACTTATCCTCAATGGTCAGTTGCTGATTGGAAATTGCATTGCCCGAACTTTAAGCAATGTTGCAGATGATTTGTTGAGCTCGGTGCATCTCACAGTAAAAAAAATCCGGGATAGCGTAAAATATGTGAAGACTTCAGAGTCACATGAGGAAAAATTCCTGGACCTCAAGCTGCAACTTCAGGTCCCCAGTGAAAGGAAGCTTTTAATTGACGACCAAACCAAGTGGAATACAACATATCAGATGCTGGTGGCAGCTTCTGAACTACAGGAAGTGTTTTCTTGTTTGGACACTTCTGATCCTGATTACAAGGGTGCCCCGTCTATGCAGGATTGGAAGCTGGTTGAGACCCTCTGCACATACTTGAAGCCCCTATTTGATGCAGCAAACATTCTTACCACAACAACTCATCCCACTGTTATTACCTTCTTCCATGAAGTTTGGAAATTGCAGTTGGATCTGTCTCGTGCCATTGTGAATGAGGATCCTTTCATCAGCAACCTTACTAAACCCATGcaacaaaagattgataagTACTGGAAAGATTGTAGTGTGGTTTTGGCAATTGCAGTTGTTATGGATCCTCGTTTCAAGATGAAGCTTGTTGAGTTTAGTTTCACTAAAATCTATGGCGAGGATGCCCATGAATATGTTAAGATTGTTGATGATGGAATTCATGAGCTGTTTCACGAGTATGTGACCCTTCCCCTGCCACTAACCCCGGCTTATGCAGAAGAAGGGAATCCTGGAAATCACCCGAAGACAGGGGGATCTCCAGGAGGAACTCTGATGTCGGACAATGGACTAACAGATTTTGATGTCTACATCATGGAAACATCCAACCATCAAATGAAGTCTGAGCTGGACCAGTATCTCGAAGAATCGCTGTTGCCACGTGTTCCAGACTTTGATGTATTGGGTTGGTGGAAGCTAAACAAACTCAAGTACCCTACTCTTTCCAAGATGGCTCGGGATATACTGTCTGTTCCGGTTTCAAGTCTTCCTCCTGAATCTGTCTTTGATACAAAAGTCAAAGAGATGGATCAATATAGAAGTTCCTTGCGGCCAGAGACAGTGGAGGCCCTTGTATGTGCGAAAGACTGGATGCAGTATGGAGCAGCCGAAGCTTCCAATGCGCTCGTGAAAATGGagttctag